The following coding sequences lie in one Apium graveolens cultivar Ventura chromosome 1, ASM990537v1, whole genome shotgun sequence genomic window:
- the LOC141665477 gene encoding F-box protein At2g26850-like, protein MLSCYNAELCYDYRSNNFRARYSAQGRATMEHDIEWDRIRASTVKTSAHDLHLSDCLDELQRGHHIEIQWRRNNDFPYGWWYGVVGHLGSCDGCKLYCQCHSSDAVVLEFKQYTPGSRWRETIIDRKHHSEIGDGYHSSSVLGNICDTVDTYKTERL, encoded by the exons ATGCTGTCATGTTATAATGCTGAACTTTGCTATGATTATAGATCGAACAACTTCAGGGCAAG GTACTCAGCTCAAGGTAGAGCAACAATGGAACATGATATAGAGTGGGATAGGATAAGAGCATCAACTGTTAAAACTTCTGCACATGATCTTCATCTCTCAGATTGTTTAGACGAGTTACAACGGGGGCATCACATAGAGATACAGTGGAGAAGAAACAACGATTTCCCTTATG GCTGGTGGTATGGAGTTGTTGGCCACTTGGGATCATGTGATGGATGCAAACTTTATTGCCAGTGTCACAGTTCTG ACGCAGTGGTACTAGAGTTCAAGCAGTATACACCAGGCTCCCGATGGAGAGAAACAATCATAGATAGGAAGCATCACAGCGAAATAGGTGACGGGTATCACTCCAGCTCCGTTCTCGGAAACATTTGTGATACAGTGGACACTTATAAAACAGAAAG ATTATGA